Proteins found in one Cyprinus carpio isolate SPL01 chromosome B10, ASM1834038v1, whole genome shotgun sequence genomic segment:
- the esama gene encoding endothelial cell adhesion molecule a: METLTSAKLHTCLSIFTFLCCISGDQAQLLMPQKNVEVIKGKMVVLQASYTGVPIEKCTVVWNYMSTSTEMIISYIGGGLSYSTSQFAGRVGFVHTMPSTNLSLYINNTEASDSGKYMCQVIIPAISGPTGELILNVKVPPSVPVCQVKGRPVVKGNITLACNSDDGKPAPEYKWTKTSPTSEVFFPPAQNVTAGTLKLNNLSSNMSGKYMCTASNSAGAETCYINLEVITSTNAGMIAGVTVGCIVALILIILFLVFMWTRRKDAEEDLANEIKEDAQAPKRVSWAKSGTGSDIISKNGTLSSIHTSSYPRDNQNHHHYTHSDTASILTGSTAGYRSQPPADATLERTLPGYNTNTTLPRGPSGPPSTNAGTPQYTSVTRPASAHPQIPRPPVLPTTVTAANISRMGGVPIMVPAQNQAGSLV; encoded by the exons GTGACCAAGCCCAACTTCTGATGCCTCAGAAAAATGTAGAAGTGATCAAAGGGAAGATGGTAGTGCTGCAGGCTTCTTACACTGGTGTGCCGATTGAGAAATGTACAGTGGTCTGGAACTACATGTCCACCAGCACAGAAATG ATTATCTCATATATCGGTGGAGGCTTAAGTTATAGCACTTCCCAGTTTGCAGGTCGAGTTGGTTTTGTGCATACTATGCCCAGCACCAACCTGTCCCTGTACATTAACAACACCGAAGCATCAGACTCAGGGAAGTACATGTGCCAGGTCATTATCCCAGCCATCTCAGGACCTACCGGAGAGCTCATTCTTAATGTTAAAG tccctccttcagtgcCAGTTTGTCAAGTTAAAGGAAGGCCTGTTGTTAAAGGGAACATCACTCTGGCTTGTAACTCGGATGATGGTAAACCTGCACCAGAATACAAGTGGACCAAGACCAGCCCCACTTCAGAAGTCTTCTTCCCTCCCGCACAAa atgtaACAGCAGGAACATTAAAGCTGAACAATCTGAGCAGTAATATGTCAGGGAAATACATGTGCACTGCATCCAACTCTGCAGGAGCGGAGACGTGCTACATCAACCTGGAGGTCATCACAT CGACTAATGCTGGGATGATCGCTGGTGTCACAGTTGGTTGTATTGTGGCTCTCATCCTCATCATTCTCTTCCTCGTCTTCATGTGGACAAGACGGAAAGATGCAGAAGAGGATTTAGCCAATGAAATCAA AGAGGATGCTCAGGCTCCCAAACGCGTCTCGTGGGCCAAGAGTGGCACTGGATCTGACATCATCTCTAAAAACGGCACCCTGTCCTCCATTCACACCAGCTCTTACCCACGAGACAACCAGAACCACCACCATTACACTCACTCCGACACGGCGTCTATCCTCACGGGCAGCACAGCCGGCTACCGCTCGCAGCCTCCAGCAGATGCCACCCTGGAGCGCACATTGCCAGGCTACAACACAAACACCACCCTGCCCCGTGGACCCTCGGGACCCCCCAGCACCAATGCAGGCACTCCTCAGTACACCTCAGTGACCCGGCCAGCCTCCGCTCACCCTCAGATTCCACGTCCTCCCGTGCTGCCCACCACTGTAACTGCTGCCAACATCTCCCGCATGGGAGGGGTACCAATTATGGTGCCAGCGCAAAACCAGGCTGGCTCTCTGGTGTAG